In the genome of Nocardia sp. NBC_00416, one region contains:
- a CDS encoding NifU family protein: protein MNGRPEQQDHARPDDRRWREAGDRIETLLEASSAGGALARERAEQLVREVVELYGAGLARVVELLDTGALEHLVRDDLLASLLLVHGLHPHDVEARVGAALDSVRPYLGSHGGDVGLVEIVDGVVRLELAGSCRSCPSSSVTLELAVEDAVRAAAPEIEAIEVVAAQTESADLISADSLFSRVRPSDHGSGSWVAVPELGDLAPGEVGGFTVAGLTVLACRVGEQLFAYRDHCPVCAHSLAGAALHRRAGFPVGDAVLRCPTCRAHFDVVGAGARVDGDGHLEPLPVLVRSGELSVAVPVGVGG, encoded by the coding sequence GCGAGCTCGGCGGGCGGCGCCTTGGCCCGCGAGCGCGCCGAGCAGCTGGTGCGCGAGGTCGTCGAGCTGTACGGCGCGGGGCTGGCCAGGGTGGTCGAGTTGCTCGATACGGGGGCACTCGAACACCTGGTTCGCGACGACCTGCTGGCGAGCCTGCTGCTCGTACACGGGCTGCACCCGCACGACGTGGAGGCCAGGGTAGGGGCGGCGCTGGACAGCGTGCGGCCCTACCTGGGTTCGCACGGCGGGGACGTCGGCCTGGTCGAGATCGTCGACGGCGTGGTGCGTCTGGAATTGGCCGGGAGCTGCCGCAGCTGCCCGTCCTCGTCGGTGACGTTGGAGCTGGCCGTGGAGGACGCGGTGCGCGCGGCGGCACCGGAGATCGAGGCGATCGAAGTCGTCGCCGCGCAGACGGAGTCGGCGGACCTCATCTCCGCCGACTCGCTGTTCTCGCGGGTCCGGCCGAGTGACCACGGGTCCGGCAGTTGGGTGGCGGTCCCCGAACTGGGCGACCTGGCTCCCGGCGAAGTGGGCGGGTTCACCGTCGCCGGGCTCACGGTGCTGGCCTGCCGGGTCGGCGAGCAGCTGTTCGCCTATCGAGATCACTGCCCGGTCTGTGCGCATTCGCTCGCGGGTGCCGCCCTGCACCGTCGGGCCGGATTCCCGGTCGGCGACGCGGTACTGCGCTGCCCGACCTGTCGCGCGCATTTCGACGTCGTAGGGGCCGGCGCGCGTGTCGACGGTGACGGGCACCTCGAACCGCTCCCGGTTCTCGTGCGCTCCGGTGAACTGTCGGTGGCCGTACCGGTGGGGGTGGGCGGTTGA
- a CDS encoding DUF5947 family protein yields the protein MNTPFRVLQRITAEGPPAPRLGERCEMCAEPIAAEHQHVVNIEGRQLMCVCRGCYLLFVDQQAALRYRAVPDRYLAFPGFTISQGEWDALEIPVGLAFFFRNSALGRTVAFYPGPAGATESELPLAQWSTILERHPGLDTLSADVEALLIRIPERGTTAASCLLLPIDACYEFVGRMRLLWRGFDGGQDVRRYLDEFFATVSDRARSVGAV from the coding sequence TTGAACACACCGTTCCGAGTGCTGCAGCGGATCACCGCCGAGGGCCCGCCCGCGCCGCGGCTGGGCGAACGGTGCGAGATGTGTGCCGAACCGATCGCCGCCGAACACCAGCACGTCGTGAACATCGAAGGCCGGCAGCTGATGTGTGTATGTCGTGGCTGTTATCTGCTGTTCGTGGATCAGCAGGCGGCCCTGCGGTACCGGGCGGTGCCGGATCGGTATCTCGCCTTTCCCGGTTTCACGATCAGCCAGGGAGAGTGGGACGCACTGGAGATACCGGTGGGGCTCGCCTTCTTCTTCCGCAACTCCGCGCTGGGCAGGACCGTGGCGTTCTATCCGGGACCCGCGGGAGCGACCGAATCGGAACTGCCCTTGGCGCAATGGAGCACGATCCTGGAGCGACACCCGGGACTGGACACCCTCAGCGCCGATGTCGAAGCCCTGCTGATCCGGATCCCCGAGCGCGGGACCACGGCCGCGAGTTGTCTCCTGCTGCCGATCGACGCGTGTTACGAATTCGTCGGCCGGATGCGGTTGCTGTGGCGTGGCTTCGACGGCGGCCAGGATGTGCGCCGCTATCTGGACGAGTTCTTCGCCACGGTCTCCGACCGCGCGCGGTCGGTCGGTGCGGTATGA
- a CDS encoding DUF6084 family protein, which produces MSPVHSTTFAVLEIKPEPYAVAPILSARVGIASLAEEPVHAIALRAQVRIQPSRRRYSDEEGAGLTDLFGARDRWRDTQRSFLWMHCATMVPGFSGGAEVDLPMPCTYDFEVTGSKYLHALRDGAAPLIFLFSGTVFIKGSSGFAIQQIPWDREDSFDMPVSVWRDLMAAHFPNTGWLRLHRDTLEALTAYKSDHGLLGFDDAVTRLLARTEELP; this is translated from the coding sequence ATGAGTCCCGTCCACTCGACGACGTTCGCCGTCCTCGAGATCAAGCCGGAACCGTACGCGGTCGCGCCGATCCTGTCCGCGCGGGTGGGTATCGCCTCGCTCGCGGAGGAGCCTGTGCACGCGATCGCCCTGCGCGCGCAAGTGCGTATCCAGCCGTCTCGCCGCCGCTACTCCGACGAGGAGGGCGCGGGGCTGACCGATCTTTTCGGTGCCCGCGACCGCTGGCGCGATACGCAACGGTCGTTCCTCTGGATGCACTGCGCCACCATGGTTCCCGGGTTCTCCGGAGGTGCCGAGGTGGATCTGCCGATGCCGTGCACCTACGACTTCGAAGTGACCGGATCGAAGTATCTGCACGCGTTACGCGACGGCGCGGCGCCGTTGATCTTCCTGTTCAGCGGCACCGTCTTCATCAAGGGCAGCAGCGGATTCGCAATCCAGCAGATCCCCTGGGACCGGGAGGACTCCTTCGATATGCCCGTTTCGGTATGGCGCGACCTGATGGCCGCGCATTTCCCGAATACCGGCTGGCTGCGCCTGCACCGGGACACTCTCGAGGCCCTGACCGCCTACAAATCCGACCACGGCCTGCTCGGATTCGACGACGCGGTGACCCGGCTCCTGGCTCGTACCGAGGAACTGCCGTGA